From Cannabis sativa cultivar Pink pepper isolate KNU-18-1 chromosome 8, ASM2916894v1, whole genome shotgun sequence, a single genomic window includes:
- the LOC133030034 gene encoding uncharacterized protein LOC133030034: MGVMLGNYMGTFDKYDDSTRFRFLRIRVLLDAYKPLLRGKRIQFEDSQNSLWVDFKYERLAEFCEFCGRITHKTDECPAVLNLQEQGLPVERTYFPLIRTAGLPPIALPRPPVARPYQQNPMIIPSLPVVLPGNNEVPAIVSGVVGSAPSTIIQPTLKSDKGKGKLVIASESSTITKSLDMALTQQGSNTGNTTQLIHPLSLSPSKHSQERTKYLGMDKGKAKLVDETSPTNTIGTTPDIIIAKRLKANEDTVTTKKYKK, from the exons ATGGGTGTCATGCTCGGTAACTATATGGGGACTTTTGACAAATATGACGACTCCACACGCTTTCGCTTTCTGCGCATTCGTGTTCTTCTGGATGCTTACAAGCCACTGCTTAGAGGTAAAAGGATTCAATTTGAGGATTCCCAAAACAGTTTGTGGGTGGACTTTAAATATGAAAGACTTGCTGAATTCTGTGAATTTTGCGGACGTATTACCCACAAGACGGATGAATGCCCTGCTGTTCTCAATCTACAAGAACAGGGACTTCCTGTTGAACGTACCTATTTTCCTTTGATCCGAACTGCTGGTCTCCCTCCAATTGCTCTCCCCAGGCCTCCAGTGGCACGCCCCTATCAACAAAATCCTATGATAATTCCGTCTCTTCCTGTGGTGCTTCCAGGAAACAATG AAGTCCCTGCTATTGTTTCTGGGGTTGTTGGATCTGCTCCTTCCACTATTATCCAACCAACTTTGAAATCCGATAAAGGAAAAGGAAAGCTTGTAATTGCATCTGAGTCTTCTACTATAACTAAGTCATTGGATATGGCTCTAACTCAACAGGGGTCGAATACTGGAAATACTACTCAACTAATCCATCCACTATCACTCTCTCCTAGTAAACACTCCCAAGAAAGAACTAAATACCTTGGTATGGATAAAGGCAAAGCTAAACTTGTTGATGAAACTTCACCAACTAATACTATTGGAACTACTCCAGACATCATTATTGCTAAGAGACTGAAAGCTAATGAAGATACCGTcactactaaaaaatacaagaaataa